Part of the Ciona intestinalis unplaced genomic scaffold, KH HT000381.1, whole genome shotgun sequence genome is shown below.
GGTTGTATAAGTAGTTGGGTTAAGTGAGAATGTGATGGTACATGATCTTGGACCAGGTGGGGCAATATACCATGTACATATGTTACTGTGGCTAGTTGTACCATCATTCACTGCAAATCCTTCAGCTGCATCTGGAGATGTAAAAGGTTTTGTTCAACAAACATGGTTTACGCAGAAAGCAAGTTATTGTTTAACATTGCCAGGCGCactggcaaagtggttagcgtgcctgcctataaccaataggtaatgggttcaaggctcgttgttGCTATCATTgagggcgtatgtgtccttggacaagacacttgatggcagttgctccaacccagtggtcactaatgggttgtccaaaaatcagccatatataaaaataaaaaaatctccaaaagaataatcacccacaaagtaacatacatggcaactcgtaagctggctcgaggtgtatcagcacccgtgttataactgtcgttttcggaccatgcgaggataaagtatcttacattcattcatttatgtcCATTGCGTAAAAGTTCTAATGTTTGGCAAATTAAGAAATAGTTCTTTccataaaatagaaatcaagAAATAGAAATTGTTTTATCCATTAAATAGATATCAAAAGAGAAATCAAGAACATACAACAGAGAATAGTAATCAGAAATAATCAGGAAATAGAAATCAAGAAATAGGAATAAATCAAAGATTGAAATAGTATATCAAGTTTTATGACATGGGCTTACATAAATGGCATTatagttaaaacattattactaacaccaacaaaaataaaattcaagaAAACAAGTAAGGTTCATCACAATATTCCTAAATCAAACATTTCCTTGCAAATGTTACATACGGTAGTAACGGTACTCACAATATACATCAATGTATAAAGATGatgaaaaatttccaaaagCATCGCTTGTGTGACAAGAATATGATCCTGTATCTTCTGGGGATAGATTGTTTATGGTCACAATATCTGATCCGAAGTTTATAATTCCATCTTTCTTCCAAACTATTAACGTGTTCATTTCTTTCTGGTTGACAATCCCACAGGCTAAACTTAAactttctgttttgtttcttgtaATAGAAGtagctgttgttgttgttccaTCGACCACTATATATGGATCTCCTGTTGAATAATCAGTGTAAATGATCAGTTGATTTGACTTTAATCACATTCAACTTACTAGTTTTAGGTACCACTGTTATGTGTTGAGTAATACTGGTAGTACCACCTCCACAAACACCATTACCAACCGTACATGTGATGGTTGTGGAATTAATAACATTTACATTGTTGATCTCACAAGTGTTTGGTAAACTACCACAATTTGAAGGAGAACAAGTCCAGGTACAAGTTACAGCAGGGTTTCCATCAGCTGAGCAATTCATGGTCAACGTCTCATCTGATCTAAGCAGGTAACCACTGCTTAAATTGATCAACAGATCCGTGAATTTGGTTTCAAACTTTGGATTCGTTGCTGCATCTGGAGCACAAGGTTACTCATCACAACAATTAGAAATTGAACAATTTCAAGAAACATAATAATTcatgttaaaactaaattcttttttacagTTGATACGTAATCTGCTAATTTGCACTGCTATCCTAATTGGtgggataaaaaaaatacttcatCGCAAACTTTATATTGCTAATCACAACTAGTAGAGATGGTAGTGTTGATACCAAGTTTAATACCCTaactaaaaacaacaatctatTGTATCTGACTGAGTAACTTTTCCAATTtcaataaatatgaataattgaatgtaacttgctttatcatcGTATGGCCCGAGTGCAAGCTTACAACAGATACAATTTTGTTAGTGTTTTTAGACTTGTTTATATGTATGACTGAATTTAGaccaacccattaatgaccagtGAGTTTGAACCCATAACCAACGGTTAGCGGCGCATAAGTAAttgtgccacggcgccagagTTGacttaaataacaaatttatgcAATTTCATAAATTTCAGCAAACAACTTCTTATACAAAGAGGAAGTCAGTTTTACCATTCAATGAACTTAAACtttgttgaaaaataaaaacaaaacgtttttataaaaaaagtgtcaATAGCCTATGTTTGTGTTTAGGCagaaaatttttgttattctAGTATTCATATGATTACGACTCACAGTGTATAATCAATGTCTTGCTGTCTCTTCCCAGGTTTGAATATTCCTGCATGGCAGTGTAGCTATTTATAGCTCTACATTCCACTATATCTCCATTGTTTGAACTACTCAGTGGATTGCTTGTCCATGTGTTCCCAACCaactggaaaaaaaaacaattaaataaatactaaaggaaatattagttttttatacTTAATATCAACTTTACGATTAGTATAATTGTTTGTATAATTGATGATTTCATATACACCATTCGATACATGCGGCACATACAAATTTCTTTTGGCAACAATTCCTACAAAAACTTGGCAATGCTTTTCTCACAGCTACGagtgaaaaaaatgtgatttgcCTTTAAAACGGGTGGTAATAATCTAAATCAGTAGCAGGAGTGGAACTGCTTCAAATTGGCGATGTTTTTGTGTTACATTACTTCACAATCGCCATTGTGATAGAAATAAAGATCGTAGGATATTGCATGTGCCTGCACTTGCAAGTTTGACGATCTTTCAATACGTTACAACCGCTACTACTGTGTGTATACGTTCAACGTGCTGCGTAACGTGTAATGCGAAAGTTAAACCTAACCAGGGCGAGTGCGGTAATTACCTTATTAGCTTACGTATGATGTAATAAGTAGTTGATATTTGTAACTATGAGTTTGCCTAACCTAGACAATCAAAACTTAGGCGCCTATGGCTACTACTATTGTGGAGAAACGAGTTTTTTCGGGAATATGTTTAGTGTTCATTGCTCTAACTCAGTGCaccagccatacataaaaagtcAACTTTGAAGTTACTGGTGACTCAAAAATGGGCATGAGAGGTGACATAAGACACCAATATTTAGGCATATGTCGTTACCACAATACTAGAATACCATTAATTCATTTGCGTTCTTTAACTTTACCGTTTGGTTTTGGTTATTGAAATAAACTTCAACTCTGTCCCAAGAAGGTACACCCCCAGATGCAGTACATTGGAATGTAGCAATGTTTCCAGCACAAATGGTATTGTTGCCAATCAATGTAGCAGTTGGTGCTAACGAAATTtgcaaatgttattttattataattgaCATTACAGGTAGTGAGGTAATGCTGTGCAACAAATAGTTGCTTgatgtaaacaaaacacatatcTGTGTCTTGTCCATCATTACTTTTCTTtcgaaaatattaaacagtaacattacttaaataaatttgcatcaaatttaaaaaaatcaacataaaATGTAGACATTATACAACagcattttaactttaaatgcaCTACAGACCTCCTACCTGACCAACATTGAactatattttcattctcccACTCTGATGTAGCAAAACATTTggttgcagtgtttccagttgttccatttaaataaaataaacttaaaccatGGGAACACTGGAAGTTAGCTTGAGTGTTGTAGACACCACTTGATGGGTTGATTGGAACATTGTTGGGTGTTGGAGATGAACATGCTGTGGTAAAGTTTACTACATTATTTTACctaatttattttagagttattgattaaattttttgaacagGAAGGTAATTACTAAGtcaatctttaaaataaaaaaaaacaaatttggcaACAGTTTAGTACCATGATGCAACCAGTTTAAACCTAATTTGAGAAATCCAACCTTGAAGTGAAATATTCTGAGCAAAGCAACTTGAACCACTGTGAATTAGATACAACGTTGATTGATTGAAAGAAGAAGTTAATTTGTTGGTAACACTGAACGTTGTTGTGTAGCAACTACCCTTGTATTGGCAAGTTGCATTGTAACCTGGTACAGGGGTGGCTGGTTGACATGGGTTTGAGCCAAAGTTTgttgtaaatgtaaaaaaagcaAGAGTTGTCCCTGATAAATCTAGGAAAGACCATGCAAGAGTCTTTGGTGATCCAGTCACACAGAAATATCCTGAGTACAACTGCCCAGTATAATCAAGTGCCCATGTATTTCTTGATGGGGTGACTGTTGGGTTGGAACAAGTGGGAGAAGctggaaa
Proteins encoded:
- the LOC100178478 gene encoding basement membrane-specific heparan sulfate proteoglycan core protein-like isoform X1; this encodes MSYQILMLVILGSLYATASPTCSNPTVTPSRNTWALDYTGQLYSGYFCVTGSPKTLAWSFLDLSGTTLAFFTFTTNFGSNPCQPATPVPGYNATCQYKGSCYTTTFSVTNKLTSSFNQSTLYLIHSGSSCFAQNISLQACSSPTPNNVPINPSSGVYNTQANFQCSHGLSLFYLNGTTGNTATKCFATSEWENENIVQCWSAPTATLIGNNTICAGNIATFQCTASGGVPSWDRVEVYFNNQNQTLVGNTWTSNPLSSSNNGDIVECRAINSYTAMQEYSNLGRDSKTLIIHYAATNPKFETKFTDLLINLSSGYLLRSDETLTMNCSADGNPAVTCTWTCSPSNCGSLPNTCEINNVNVINSTTITCTVGNGVCGGGTTSITQHITVVPKTRDPYIVVDGTTTTATSITRNKTESLSLACGIVNQKEMNTLIVWKKDGIINFGSDIVTINNLSPEDTGSYSCHTSDAFGNFSSSLYIDVYYAAEGFAVNDGTTSHSNICTWYIAPPGPRSCTITFSLNPTTYTTTLTKDGAMVTNDATNQPQTSTSQSFVFTRNQPSFNDSGNYTLRINNGIFENTFIFYISAINEGQPTTTITPATGGTPPPIPPPDNLGVIIGAAVGGVVAFLLIIILAVYCLKMQINKIHQDKEVTGRSNIGMEAEHGYYEVANLSAYQNEHVTNNIPATQSTNYENLKDNVNVTRDERGYVDIQSVGPSIVTTSNDGYEVFIRRNNENTAGNQQNESQYEHVA
- the LOC100178478 gene encoding uncharacterized protein LOC100178478 isoform X3, with product MSYQILMLVILGSLYATASPTCSNPTVTPSRNTWALDYTGQLYSGYFCVTGSPKTLAWSFLDLSGTTLAFFTFTTNFGSNPCQPATPVPGYNATCQYKGSCYTTTFSVTNKLTSSFNQSTLYLIHSGSSCFAQNISLQACSSPTPNNVPINPSSGVYNTQANFQCSHGLSLFYLNGTTGNTATKCFATSEWENENIVQCWSAPTATLIGNNTICAGNIATFQCTASGGVPSWDRVEVYFNNQNQTLVGNTWTSNPLSSSNNGDIVECRAINSYTAMQEYSNLGRDSKTLIIHYAAEGFAVNDGTTSHSNICTWYIAPPGPRSCTITFSLNPTTYTTTLTKDGAMVTNDATNQPQTSTSQSFVFTRNQPSFNDSGNYTLRINNGIFENTFIFYISAINEGQPTTTITPATGGTPPPIPPPDNLGVIIGAAVGGVVAFLLIIILAVYCLKMQINKIHQDKEVTGRSNIGMEAEHGYYEVANLSAYQNEHVTNNIPATQSTNYENLKDNVNVTRDERGYVDIQSVGPSIVTTSNDGYEVFIRRNNENTAGNQQNESQYEHVA
- the LOC100178478 gene encoding basement membrane-specific heparan sulfate proteoglycan core protein-like isoform X2: MSYQILMLVILGSLYATASPTCSNPTVTPSRNTWALDYTGQLYSGYFCVTGSPKTLAWSFLDLSGTTLAFFTFTTNFGSNPCQPATPVPGYNATCQYKGSCYTTTFSVTNKLTSSFNQSTLYLIHSGSSCFAQNISLQACSSPTPNNVPINPSSGVYNTQANFQCSHGLSLFYLNGTTGNTATKCFATSEWENENIVQCWSAPTATLIGNNTICAGNIATFQCTASGGVPSWDRVEVYFNNQNQTLVGNTWTSNPLSSSNNGDIVECRAINSYTAMQEYSNLGRDSKTLIIHYAATNPKFETKFTDLLINLSSGYLLRSDETLTMNCSADGNPAVTCTWTCSPSNCGSLPNTCEINNVNVINSTTITCTVGNGVCGGGTTSITQHITVVPKTRDPYIVVDGTTTTATSITRNKTESLSLACGIVNQKEMNTLIVWKKDGIINFGSDIVTINNLSPEDTGSYSCHTSDAFGNFSSSLYIDVYYAAEGFAVNDGTTSHSNICTWYIAPPGPRSCTITFSLNPTTYTTTLTKDGAMVTNDATNQPQTSTSQSFVFTRNQPSFNDSGNYTLRINNGIFENTFIFYISAINEGQPTTTITPATGGTPPPIPPPDNLGVIIGAAVGGVVAFLLIIILAVYCLKMQINKIHQDKEVTGRSNIGMEAEHGYYEVANLSAYQNEHVTNNIPATQSTNYENLKDNVNVTRGNNIKRWIRSFYQKKQREYSGQSTERKSIRTCGLKVLYYRS